In one window of Zhihengliuella sp. ISTPL4 DNA:
- a CDS encoding GNAT family N-acetyltransferase, translating into MPAASASRRGVTVREADWPGDAAFVGAAVSTYLRQTEQEKHDVLGDPAEPEGELPERYLPELRDPASAYAGARVLVAELDGAPVGVVIALPHAGYTEIKRLWADPAVRGRGVGSALLDAVLAAAEGAVRLSVWDWRDAAIRLYTSRGFRPVDPWDDRDRLLCFESRTSLHPAAERRTVSDSKARRRRSSR; encoded by the coding sequence ATGCCCGCCGCCTCCGCGTCGCGGCGCGGCGTCACCGTCCGTGAGGCGGACTGGCCGGGTGACGCGGCCTTCGTCGGTGCCGCGGTGTCGACGTATCTCCGGCAGACCGAGCAGGAGAAACACGACGTCCTGGGTGACCCCGCGGAGCCCGAGGGCGAACTCCCCGAGCGATACCTGCCGGAGCTTCGTGACCCCGCGAGCGCGTACGCCGGAGCACGGGTGCTCGTGGCGGAGCTCGACGGGGCTCCGGTCGGCGTGGTGATCGCTCTTCCGCATGCCGGGTACACCGAGATCAAACGACTCTGGGCGGATCCGGCGGTCCGCGGCCGCGGCGTCGGCTCCGCGCTGCTCGACGCCGTCCTGGCGGCGGCCGAGGGCGCGGTGCGGCTGTCGGTCTGGGACTGGCGCGACGCCGCGATCCGGCTCTACACGTCCCGCGGCTTCCGTCCCGTCGACCCGTGGGACGACCGCGACCGCCTCCTCTGCTTCGAGTCGCGCACTTCGCTGCATCCGGCCGCCGAACGCCGCACAGTGAGCGATTCGAAGGCTAGGCGAAGGCGCTCATCCCGGTGA
- a CDS encoding acyl-CoA dehydrogenase family protein produces the protein MSTEASPFPGERVSSYDITGRQDSDYYAVFADIPAADREAWDRAKAYVDEVAPPMAEAWDRAEYPLDAARRMGEMDLVVDGVDHPALTRLSPLAAGLVNMEISRGDGSLGTILAVQGGLALRTLALFGSPTQQDRWLTALADGSVLGSFALTEPDHGSDSVSLETVARRDGDSWVLRGAKKWIGNGASGGITFVWARVEDESAAEHGAVRCFLVEQDTPGYTGTVIRGKASLRAIHQAHIRLDDVRVPLDAVLPGTKSFKDASTVLYATRSGVAWSALGHATACYEAALAYAKQRVQFGKPLAKFQMVQERLTHMLEDLTAMQLYCRRMADLEQAGALRPTQASLAKFHNTRAARRIAATARDLLGGNGILLENGVMQHMADIEAIHTYEGTESVQALLLGRDITGMSAFA, from the coding sequence ATGAGCACCGAAGCCTCCCCCTTCCCCGGCGAGCGCGTCTCGTCCTACGACATCACCGGACGGCAGGACAGCGACTACTACGCGGTCTTCGCCGACATCCCCGCCGCCGACCGGGAGGCCTGGGACCGCGCGAAGGCGTACGTCGACGAGGTCGCCCCGCCGATGGCCGAGGCCTGGGATCGCGCCGAGTACCCGCTCGACGCCGCCCGCCGCATGGGTGAGATGGACCTCGTCGTCGACGGCGTCGACCACCCCGCGCTGACCCGGCTCTCCCCGCTCGCCGCGGGCCTGGTCAACATGGAGATCTCTCGCGGGGACGGCTCGCTCGGCACGATCCTCGCGGTGCAGGGCGGGCTCGCGCTGCGGACGCTCGCCCTGTTCGGCTCGCCCACCCAGCAGGACCGCTGGCTCACGGCACTCGCCGACGGCTCGGTGCTCGGGTCCTTCGCCCTGACCGAGCCCGACCACGGCTCCGACTCCGTCTCGCTGGAGACCGTAGCCCGCCGCGACGGGGACTCCTGGGTGCTCCGCGGTGCCAAGAAATGGATCGGCAATGGAGCCTCGGGCGGGATCACGTTCGTCTGGGCGCGGGTCGAGGACGAGTCCGCCGCCGAGCACGGGGCGGTGCGGTGCTTCCTCGTCGAGCAGGACACCCCTGGATACACCGGCACCGTGATCCGCGGGAAGGCCTCCCTCCGCGCGATCCATCAGGCCCACATCCGCCTGGACGACGTGCGGGTGCCGCTGGACGCGGTGCTGCCGGGGACGAAGAGCTTCAAGGACGCCTCGACGGTGCTGTACGCCACCCGGTCCGGGGTCGCCTGGTCGGCGCTGGGTCACGCGACGGCCTGCTACGAGGCGGCGCTGGCCTACGCGAAGCAGCGCGTGCAGTTCGGCAAGCCGCTCGCGAAGTTCCAGATGGTGCAGGAGCGGCTCACGCACATGCTGGAGGATCTGACGGCGATGCAGCTCTACTGCCGCCGCATGGCCGATCTGGAGCAGGCGGGGGCGCTGCGGCCGACGCAGGCCTCGCTCGCGAAGTTCCACAACACCCGGGCGGCCCGTCGGATCGCCGCGACGGCGCGGGATCTCCTCGGCGGCAACGGCATCCTTCTGGAGAACGGCGTCATGCAGCACATGGCCGACATCGAGGCCATCCACACCTACGAGGGCACCGAATCCGTCCAGGCGCTGCTGCTCGGCCGCGACATCACCGGGATGAGCGCCTTCGCCTAG